The following DNA comes from Halarsenatibacter silvermanii.
GAGTTGGTGACCACCAGGCCATTTTCCCTGACCCGGGGAGCAAATTTATTCTGAGAGGGAAGATTCATCACGATCACGGAATCGGGATGGTCGGTCAGGGGGGAGGGAATCATCTCATCGCTGACTATGACTGTGCAGTTGGCCGTTCCTCCCCTCATCTCCGGACCGTATGAAGGCATCCAGGAAACCTCTTTATCCTCCTTCATGCCGGAATAGGAGAGAAGCTGGCCGATGGTCATAACACCCTGACCGCCAAAACCGGCCATTACGATTTCCTCTTTCAATTACTCCACCTCCTCGATATCTTTGAAGATGCCCAGTTCATATTTGGGCAGCATATTTTCTTCCAGCCACTTCATGGCCTTTTTGGGGTCTGCTCCCCAGTTGGTGGGGCAGGTGGAGAGAACTTCCACCATGGTAAACCCTTTTTTCTCGTGCTGCAGACGGAAGGCTTTTTTGATGGCTTTTCTGGATTTTCTTATATTTTTGGAATCATGCATCGATACGCGGGCTAGATAGGCCGGCCCATCCAGTTCGGCCAGCATTTCGGTCATCCTGATGGGATTGCCGGTTTTTTCCTTATTGCGGCCGGTCTGAGTTGTGGTCGTCTTCTGATTTTCCAGCGTGGTAGGGGCCATCTGTCCACCGGTCATACCGTAAATAGCGTTGTTGATAAAGATTATGGTGATGTTCTCGCCCCGATTGGCAGCATGCACTGTTTCGGCTGTACCTATAGAAGCCAGATCACCATCTCCCTGATAGGTGAAGACAGTTTTATCGGGATGAACTCTTTTTACACCGGTGGCCACCGCCGGCGCCCGTCCGTGGGCCGCAACCTGGAAATCACAATCAAAATAATCATAGGCCAGAACGGAACAACCGACCGGGGCTATGCCGATGGTCTCCTCTCTGACATCGAACTCGTCCAGAACTTCGGCCACCAGGCGATGGGTTATACCGTGAGTGCAGCCCGGACAGTAATGAAAATTCTCATCGGTAAGAGATTCAGGTCTGCCTGCTACTTTTTCCATATTATTCACCCCTCATTTCCTTTATCTTATCGGCGATCTCTTCGATTCCAGGAATTACGCCTCCGCAGCGGCCGTAAAATTCAACCGGCCTGCGCTTCCCGGCGATTCTTTTCACATCTTCTAACATCTGACCTGCGTTCATCTCTACGGTTAGAAATTCTTCAGCATCGTGGCTGAGCTCTTCGAGCCTATCCTCGGGATAGGGGAAAAGCGTTACAGGGCGAAATAATCCGGCCCTGATGCCTTCTTCTTCCCGCACCTTATCGATGGCGCTGATACAGATGCGGGCGGTTGTGCCAAAGGCCACCAGAATAATATCGGCATCTTCGGTTTTATACTCGTCGTAGCGGACCTCTTCTTCGCGCATCCGGCTGTACTTTTCCTGAATTTTAATATTGAGATCCTCAAGCACCGAAGCATCGAGCGAGAGCGAGGTTATTTTGTTGCGATCACGGCCGGAGGTTCCATCGGTCGCCCATTCCTTTCTGGGCAGATTATCCGGATCAATTTCTTCCTCGAATTCCACCGGCTCCATCATCTGTCCTATCATTCCATCTCCTAAAATCATCATGGGATTGCGATATTTATCGGCCATCTCGAAGGCGACATAGGTTAAATCGACCAGCTCCTGCACTGAATAAGGAGCCAGCACCCCCAGCTTTATATCGCCGTGGGCCAGTCCTTTGGTGGCCTGAAAATAATCGGACTGCGAGGGCTGTATGCCGCCCAATCCGGGACCACCCCGCATCATATTCACTATCACCGACGGCAGCTGCGAGCCCACCAGGTAAGAAATTCCCTCAGCTTTTAAACTTATACCGGGGCTGGATGAGGAGGTCATCACCCGGGCACCGGCACCTGCCGCTCCGTGAACCATGTTGATGGCCGCCACTTCGCTCTCGGCCTGCAG
Coding sequences within:
- a CDS encoding 2-oxoacid:acceptor oxidoreductase family protein; translated protein: MKEEIVMAGFGGQGVMTIGQLLSYSGMKEDKEVSWMPSYGPEMRGGTANCTVIVSDEMIPSPLTDHPDSVIVMNLPSQNKFAPRVRENGLVVTNSSLIEKEVERDELNVIKVPANEIADDIGSGKIANMVMLGAYIAEKEIVSLATIKENLEDVFPERYHDLIPLNQEALDRGYNLKG
- a CDS encoding 3-methyl-2-oxobutanoate dehydrogenase subunit VorB → MSEKLLMKGNEAVAEAAIKAGCRYFFGYPITPQNDIPEYMSRRMPEVGGEYLQAESEVAAINMVHGAAGAGARVMTSSSSPGISLKAEGISYLVGSQLPSVIVNMMRGGPGLGGIQPSQSDYFQATKGLAHGDIKLGVLAPYSVQELVDLTYVAFEMADKYRNPMMILGDGMIGQMMEPVEFEEEIDPDNLPRKEWATDGTSGRDRNKITSLSLDASVLEDLNIKIQEKYSRMREEEVRYDEYKTEDADIILVAFGTTARICISAIDKVREEEGIRAGLFRPVTLFPYPEDRLEELSHDAEEFLTVEMNAGQMLEDVKRIAGKRRPVEFYGRCGGVIPGIEEIADKIKEMRGE
- a CDS encoding thiamine pyrophosphate-dependent enzyme; its protein translation is MEKVAGRPESLTDENFHYCPGCTHGITHRLVAEVLDEFDVREETIGIAPVGCSVLAYDYFDCDFQVAAHGRAPAVATGVKRVHPDKTVFTYQGDGDLASIGTAETVHAANRGENITIIFINNAIYGMTGGQMAPTTLENQKTTTTQTGRNKEKTGNPIRMTEMLAELDGPAYLARVSMHDSKNIRKSRKAIKKAFRLQHEKKGFTMVEVLSTCPTNWGADPKKAMKWLEENMLPKYELGIFKDIEEVE